A single window of Acetobacteraceae bacterium DNA harbors:
- a CDS encoding S9 family peptidase yields MTLLNSPSSDVLLTPPKARKEDHSITQLGRTRNDPYAWMKDENWQELLTDPTKVRPDIKEHLEAENTYTKAVLKGTEALQKTLFEEMKKRLPPKENGVPRPDGAYAYTARFEEGAQHPLHIRHKVGTGTDPLENMGPEEILLDEAKEAEGKAFYHAVGFCHSQDHRFYAWGEDTQGSEIYQIKVREIATGEFVGKPVEGSTGDFILTPDNQWIFWIWRDENGRPRKLFRRRLGEDNDILVFEEEDQGFFLHLSLTSSKRFIKLGRGDHESSETLLIKADEPESTPFSAAPLIRGERYEIFDWQDRFLILTNRNNAVDFQILQSKNHQTKREAWEAFLPHAPGHFLLGLNVAQDWIVWTERIEGNPTLRFISFEDVKDSQDIRTKSKEIAISDPAYDLSSLGFLGFKSETIRYIWQSPSTAPHWVDENIATGEKKLRKVWKSPVPFDADQYETKRLYVKATDGEEVPVTLLMRKGTQQNGETPLLLYGYGSYGIPMEADFNPNIYSLIDRGWIFAVAHIRGGTEKGWNWFLQGRKKNKPNTFTDFVAAARYLIAEKYTSADYMVAQGGSAGGMLMGAVANLAPELFAGIVAQVPFVDVLNTMSDVDLPLTPPEWPEWGNPLKSEEDYDLIASYSPYDNIRHTDYPAILAMGGLSDPRVTYWEPAKWIARLRDEAKSGQFMCRINMESGHKGSSGRFDRLHEVAIVQAFAMWAVAQKTGKI; encoded by the coding sequence ATGACATTATTAAATTCCCCCTCCTCTGATGTGCTTTTAACACCTCCAAAAGCACGTAAAGAAGATCATTCGATTACCCAACTTGGGCGTACAAGAAACGATCCCTATGCGTGGATGAAGGATGAAAACTGGCAGGAACTTTTGACAGATCCCACAAAAGTTCGCCCAGATATTAAAGAACATCTTGAAGCAGAAAATACCTATACCAAAGCTGTTCTAAAGGGGACAGAAGCGTTGCAAAAAACGCTTTTTGAGGAAATGAAAAAACGTCTGCCGCCGAAAGAAAATGGTGTGCCGCGTCCAGATGGGGCATACGCCTATACGGCACGTTTTGAAGAGGGCGCACAGCATCCGCTCCATATTCGCCATAAGGTCGGTACAGGCACAGATCCTTTGGAAAATATGGGGCCAGAAGAAATCCTTCTGGACGAAGCCAAAGAGGCAGAAGGCAAAGCTTTTTACCATGCTGTTGGGTTTTGTCATTCGCAAGATCATCGCTTTTATGCGTGGGGTGAAGATACTCAAGGGTCTGAAATTTATCAGATTAAAGTCCGAGAAATCGCAACGGGAGAATTTGTCGGAAAGCCTGTTGAGGGGAGCACGGGTGATTTTATTCTTACGCCGGATAATCAGTGGATTTTTTGGATTTGGCGGGATGAAAATGGTCGTCCGAGAAAATTGTTCCGCCGTCGTTTAGGCGAGGATAATGACATTTTGGTTTTTGAAGAGGAAGATCAGGGATTCTTTTTGCATCTTTCTTTAACTTCTTCCAAACGTTTTATTAAGCTTGGGCGTGGCGATCATGAAAGCTCAGAAACGCTCTTAATTAAAGCAGATGAGCCGGAAAGCACCCCTTTCTCTGCGGCACCTTTGATAAGGGGGGAGCGCTATGAAATTTTTGATTGGCAAGATCGTTTCCTCATTCTAACCAACCGAAATAATGCCGTTGATTTCCAGATTTTACAGTCTAAAAATCATCAAACGAAGAGAGAAGCATGGGAGGCATTTCTGCCGCATGCGCCGGGGCATTTCCTTTTGGGACTAAATGTTGCTCAAGACTGGATTGTCTGGACAGAGCGTATTGAGGGCAACCCAACTTTGCGCTTTATCTCTTTTGAAGATGTAAAAGACAGTCAAGATATTCGTACGAAATCAAAAGAAATTGCGATTTCAGATCCTGCTTATGATTTAAGCTCTTTGGGCTTTTTGGGTTTCAAAAGTGAAACGATCCGTTATATCTGGCAGTCCCCCTCAACAGCGCCGCATTGGGTGGATGAAAATATTGCGACAGGGGAGAAGAAGTTAAGAAAGGTTTGGAAATCTCCTGTGCCTTTTGATGCAGACCAGTATGAAACAAAGCGTCTTTATGTCAAAGCGACAGATGGTGAAGAGGTACCGGTTACCTTGCTTATGCGTAAAGGCACGCAACAGAACGGAGAAACGCCTCTTCTTCTTTATGGTTACGGCTCTTATGGTATTCCGATGGAGGCTGATTTTAACCCAAATATCTATAGTCTTATTGACCGTGGCTGGATTTTTGCGGTTGCCCATATTCGGGGTGGAACGGAAAAAGGTTGGAATTGGTTTTTACAGGGACGCAAAAAGAACAAACCAAATACCTTTACCGATTTTGTGGCTGCTGCCCGCTATTTGATTGCGGAGAAATATACATCGGCAGATTATATGGTCGCTCAAGGCGGTTCTGCCGGCGGTATGCTGATGGGCGCAGTTGCAAACCTCGCACCAGAACTTTTTGCAGGTATCGTTGCGCAAGTACCATTTGTCGATGTGCTGAATACGATGTCGGATGTGGATTTACCGCTGACACCTCCCGAATGGCCGGAATGGGGTAATCCCCTCAAGAGTGAAGAGGATTATGATCTGATCGCCTCTTATTCCCCTTATGATAATATTCGTCATACAGATTATCCTGCTATTTTGGCGATGGGGGGACTCTCTGATCCAAGGGTTACCTATTGGGAACCTGCAAAATGGATTGCTCGTCTCAGAGATGAGGCCAAATCAGGGCAGTTTATGTGCCGGATCAATATGGAATCAGGGCATAAAGGTTCTTCCGGACGTTTTGACCGGTTGCATGAAGTCGCTATCGTCCAAGCCTTTGCCATGTGGGCGGTTGCACAAAAGACAGGTAAAATTTGA
- a CDS encoding YigZ family protein, with product MAKKAKPKEQKSELGEGEKYVLSQPCESVLEVKKSVFLAYAAPVADEASAMAFIAEKSKEDARHNCWAFRAGGAARAYDAGEPTGTAGRPILSVIEGRELEDIAVLVVRYFGGIKLGAGGLMRAYSGAAANCLNEGIFDIFVPMQKAVFTCPFELFDFFSASLDIWGGNIEVREFGGEGVRLTVKIPQKHFEEAERWLADHSRGKVSFETEN from the coding sequence ATGGCAAAAAAGGCAAAACCGAAAGAACAGAAAAGCGAACTGGGTGAGGGGGAGAAATATGTTCTCTCCCAACCTTGCGAATCTGTTTTGGAAGTTAAAAAAAGCGTTTTTTTAGCCTATGCCGCCCCTGTAGCGGATGAGGCATCCGCCATGGCATTTATTGCCGAAAAATCCAAAGAGGACGCTCGGCATAATTGTTGGGCTTTTCGGGCAGGTGGGGCGGCACGTGCCTATGATGCTGGCGAGCCGACCGGCACAGCAGGGCGTCCAATCCTTTCGGTTATTGAGGGCAGAGAGCTGGAAGATATTGCCGTTCTCGTTGTGCGTTATTTTGGCGGGATCAAACTCGGCGCAGGCGGATTGATGCGGGCTTATTCAGGTGCCGCCGCAAACTGCCTGAACGAAGGGATTTTTGATATTTTCGTCCCGATGCAAAAGGCGGTTTTTACCTGCCCCTTCGAACTTTTTGATTTTTTTTCGGCGAGTTTGGACATATGGGGCGGTAATATTGAGGTACGGGAGTTCGGTGGTGAGGGTGTCCGCCTAACCGTCAAAATCCCCCAAAAACATTTTGAAGAGGCGGAACGCTGGCTTGCCGACCACTCACGTGGAAAAGTGAGCTTTGAAACGGAAAATTAA